One Ranitomeya variabilis isolate aRanVar5 chromosome 5, aRanVar5.hap1, whole genome shotgun sequence DNA window includes the following coding sequences:
- the LOC143776980 gene encoding E3 ubiquitin-protein ligase TRIM39-like, translated as MASADVRDDLDCAICLNLYNDPVTLRCGHNFCRVCIDRFLNTQDGSGAYSCPECRAKYKNRPSLIPNITLRNVAERFRSTQPHEEEIIGICCTYCIHAPVPAVKSCLHCEASLCDNHLKIHSKGPEHVLTDPSTSLENKKCSVHKELFKYYCIEDAVCICASCSLAGQHRGHWVEMLDEASEKKKEKLKNFLQTLITKRMKTEQRVRSLEEQWRKAQEKADGDFQRATALFTDSRRRLDHLEKRVLSDISRREEEVSLSLSDVIQKLEIKKDELSKKMRHIEELCNMTDPQTVLEERDTGDFCDPEEVGGDEDTGGHDGGDEGSGGLDGGDEDIGGHKSHDVDIDVITGMLHAVFSNIISYLQNISSAKPKETSPQPTSTRSLSSITQDLPLLGVKHGGDEVIVGTRGARGMVAAARNGGMCGQGPADILVDVNTAVNKLTLEDLKTASGVQIKQNRPEAAEIFQKYQVISGRRFTSGRHYRDVEIGGSELWSVGMCYPSIDRRGDHSHVGYNNKSWGLYGGQGSKKLSSVIHDSNLIPIPHQISSDRFRIYLDYEAGQLSFYELCVPIRHLHTFTATFSEPLHVFRGGVEISGGATGGTS; from the coding sequence ATGGCGTCTGCAGATGTGAGAGACGATCTGGACTGCGCCATCTGTCTCAACTTGTATAACGATCCTGTaaccctgagatgtggacacaacttctgccgggtctgtattgATCGGTTCCTGAATACACAGGATGGGTCTGGAGCTTATTCCTGTCCTGAATGTAGAGCAAAGTACAAAAATCGGCCTTCACTGATACCGAACATAACTCTACGTAACGTAGCAGAACGTTTCCGGTCCACTCAGCCACATGAGGAGGAGATCATcgggatctgctgcacttactgcATTCACGCTCCTGTACCTGCTGTGAAATCCTGTCTACactgtgaggcttctctgtgtgataatCACCTGAAAATTCACAGTAAAGGACCAGAACACGTCCTCACTGATCCTAGCACTTCTCTGGAGAACAAGAAATGTTCTGTCCATAAGGAACTTTTCAAATACTATTGTATTGAGGACGCTGTTTGTATCTGTGCATCCTGCAGTTTGGCTGGACAACATCGAGGACACTGGGTGGAGATGCTGGATGAGGCCTCtgagaagaagaaggagaaactGAAGAACTTTCTCCAGACCCTTATCACAAAGAGAATGAAGACCGAGCAAAGAGTCCGGAGTCTGGAAGAGCAGTGGAGAAAAGCTCAAGAAAAAGCAGATGGAGACTTTCAGAGAGCCACTGCCCTGTTTACAGACAGCAGGAGACGGCTGGATCACCTGGAGAAGAGGGTCCTGAGTGACATCTCCAGGCGGGAAGAGGAGGTGTCACTGTCACTGTCTGATGTGATCCAGAAACTGGAAATAAAGAAGGATGAGCTGTCCAAgaagatgagacacattgaggagctgtgtaacatgactGATCCACAGACTGTCTTAGAGGAGCGAGACACTGGAGACTTTTGTGATCCGGAGGAGgtgggaggtgatgaggacacaggaggacatgatggaggtgatgagggcaGCGGGGGacttgatggaggtgatgaggacataGGTGGACATAAGTCACATGATGTAGATATAGATGTAATTACAGGGATGTTACATGCAGTTTTCTCTAATATAATCTCATATCTACAGAACATCTCATCTGCAAAACCTAAAGAAACGAGTCCTCAACCCACCAGCACCCGATCTCTGTCCAGTATCACACAAGATTTACCTTTATTAGGTGTAAAACATGGAGGTGATGAGGTAATAGTTGGTACTAGAGGGGCTAGAGGGATGGTAGCAGCTGCAAGAAATGGAGGGATGTGTGGGCAGGGCCCTGCAGACATATTAGTGGACGTAAATACAGCAGTTAATAAGTTAACATTAGAagatctgaaaactgcatccggggTGCAAATAAAGCAGAATCGTCCAGAAGCAGCAGAGATATTCCAGAAATATCAGGTGATAAGTGGGAGAAGATTTACCTCAGGACGTCATTACAGGGATGTGGAGATAGGTGGGTCAGAGTTgtggagtgtggggatgtgttaccCCAGTATCGACAGGAGGGGAGATCACTCACATGTTGGATATAATAACAAGTCCTGGGGtttatatggaggacaggggtctaAGAAACTGAGTTCAGTGATCCATGACAGTAATCTTATCCCAATACCTCACCAGATCTCCAGTGATAGGTTCAGGATAtatctggattatgaggccgggcagttgtccttttatgagctgtgtgtccccatcagacacttacacaccttcactgccaccTTCTCCGAGCCCCTTCATGTATTTCGTGGTGGTGTAGAGATATCAGGGGGAGCAACAGGTGGGACAAGTTAA